A single window of Pogona vitticeps strain Pit_001003342236 chromosome 11, PviZW2.1, whole genome shotgun sequence DNA harbors:
- the PRPS1 gene encoding ribose-phosphate pyrophosphokinase 1 — MPNIKIFSGSSHQDLSQKIADRLGLELGKVVTKKFSNQETCVEIGESVRGEDVYIVQSGCGEINDNLMELLIMINACKIASASRVTAVIPCFPYARQDKKDKSRAPISAKLVANMLSVAGADHIITMDLHASQIQGFFDIPVDNLYAEPAVLKWIKENIVEWKTCTIVSPDAGGAKRVTSIADRLNVDFALIHKERKKANEVDRMVLVGDVKDRVAILVDDMADTCGTICHAADKLLSAGATKVYAILTHGIFSGPAITRINSACFEAVVVTNTIPQEEKMKHCPKIQVIDISMILAEAIRRTHNGESVSYLFSHVPL; from the exons ATGCCCAACATCAAGATCTTCAGCGGCAGCTCCCACCAGGACCTCTCGCAGAAGATCGCCGACCGCCTCGGCCTCGAGCTCGGCAAGGTCGTCACCAAGAAGTTCTCCAACCAGGAGACCTG CGTGGAGATCGGCGAGAGCGTCCGCGGGGAGGATGTCTACATCGtgcagagcggctgcggggagatcAACGACAACCTGATGGAGCTGCTGATCATGATCAACGCCTGCAAGATCGCCTCGGCCAGCAGGGTCACCGCCGTCATCCCCTGCTTCCCCTACGCCCGCCAGGACAAGAAGGACAAG AGCCGGGCCCCCATATCTGCAAAGCTGGTGGCCAACATGCTCTCTGTGGCTGGCGCAGACCACATCATCACCATGGACCTGCATGCTTCACAGATCCAG GGCTTTTTTGACATCCCCGTGGACAATCTTTACGCTGAGCCTGCAGTCCTGAAATGGATCAAAGAGAACATTGTGGAGTGGAAGACCTGCACCATCGTCTCGCCAGATGCTGGAGGCGCCAAAAG AGTGACTTCCATTGCGGATCGGCTGAATGTGGATTTTGCCCTCATTCacaaggagaggaagaaggccaACGAGGTCGACCGCATGGTGCTGGTGGGAGATGTGAAGGATAGGGTGGCCATCTTGGTGGACGATATGGCAGACACCTGTGGCACCATCTGCCACGCAGCAGACAA GCTGCTCTCAGCTGGAGCCACCAAAGTTTACGCCATCCTCACTCATGGGATCTTCTCTGGGCCGGCCATCACTCGAATCAACAGTGCCTGCTTTGAGGCCGTAGTTGTGACAAACACCATCCCCCAAGAGGAAAAGATGAAGCACTGCCCTAAAATCCAG gTGATCGACATCTCCATGATCCTGGCCGAGGCCATCCGGAGGACTCACAACGGGGAATCTGTCTCTTACCTGTTCAGCCACGTCCCTTTATAA
- the FRMPD3 gene encoding FERM and PDZ domain-containing protein 3 — translation MILDAAIAHAGEKERRGRGRRSSLPPAVGHRQHVMLEERWNDMECGQLSSDTLRQVKIQRDALYGFGFVAGSERPVVVRSVTPGGPSEDKLLPGDQILAINHEDVSDVPRERFIELVRGAKESVLLTVLQTHQSPKSAFISAAKKAKLRSNPVKVRFSEQVTIGETDPDMLKKEALLLIPNVLKVFLENGQIKSFTFDGRTTVKDVMMTLQDRLSLRHIEHFSLVLEYSSPEQSHKFLLLQDKQPLAHVVQRTHYQGMRCLFRVSFFPKEPLELLRRDPAAFEYLYIQSRNDVIRERFGMEPKPEMLLGLTALHIFITVSATRPSQKVSLKNVEKEWGLEPFLPPSLLQGIKDKSLRKSLSQQLKAHQNQPCGTKVSTTQTKLQYLRILNELPTFAGVLFNTVGLDEKQPATTLLVGPRHGISHVIDLKTNLTTVLSEFSKVSKIQLFRENQGVARVETSILDAKPLVLLMEWPEATNFACLIAGYCRLLVDSKRMIFARPPTQPPPPPPPPIFKADYTNVPASHRAAATGHPGKKESGLLGGPAPGARECSPRDPLVPDSDLVSFCYLHMRERRKEHTGRPDVNENLIFLEETRPRTKSDPTPKSSRHECHGALPGHDPGKGLDRERCRASRARAHTMDSHGRSRSAQVYCDSCQSKVQARPAAPHRGGNPTAAASASSRDHNVVDLTSLPPPGSDEEEDETTALLPAIAAPPPGFRDSSDEDDCKRRVAAAAAVAAAAAAAAQGQEHPLCSLLYDEVPVTLIDSVQTRTVRDHAQDLDDALVSTLQALEALAASEDGPHPPPQQTTGLIVLAAITPESSQDSGHETSYSEITDVSEMISAMKQHQNAALFLAQHINKDSLLARKDHPFRLQGCVAPAVLASPYALRHPEHNRSPKPATASQNSSPRCGRNEPDPRQPGGPGDLLPLHLVASQPLSEPKDKGGPRLAAEPKSTRPHLAVLEVSPRPAPATTTLSNEPVQGWLDKRPVEVLPSPKLVLNSQGRITPAIVPAALQQALGRTASLSLSESLGETAAGNEGGRQAAGDPGGLPGWPPGSPPSPGSQGPPKQRGQASPQPLGAHTQASGGEERQAPRRKREAPERPAGKEGEPVQKGSREAAGPGCQPQAALPGQAERGQPHESRARDFKAEGSAARGGSAFWGSGGEDPKGPVQPGPWAEGLAAPSVPSKTPERVVEVSALEPDLPAKPRVPKASFRLRNLFSATFPTRLKKEMDERQAQLQKVKQYELEFLEELLKPRARGEPPPPPAEHLLPSAPGALCACQLRTSPLQKVPGVSREQRRSCDCKRLSRGARPAASQRASPEAQRRGREKTPRPPGGEALSGAGAKSPAKGRRVRSTSLESRDCRSEPDRGSSCLATCASRGECLGAPHYRKLMRRYSVGEVDKGEPPPLAPDVYRSPSPAQPASLQQESKAPLQAPPPHEASAAWGAEPSYVQVATQERHSQKDRSSTFPVQEDVYPSHAELPEKEEEEEEEEGEQCCSIRYCFYYRKCDMVDDGSEKDELSYSIPMQILPGMKLDSQAIPVVSRTLQVLDATACSSPDNNQTQEIDLRTSTFEGSLAKIHALKGRAYAMPDGFLAVQLDTSELLTVLRQCVVNPEVQEGKPYLPQLIEYKQELALRFKEFRASCRRVAAVDKSPTRMLSAITSSFQVLGNLIETFVRLVYVVRSESQRQALLAKVEEVVRNYTFLLRAAEESTARTAGHRGEQAVEPLGRPSVASVMSTLTRSLKTLMTK, via the exons ACGCTGCCATCGCCCATgctggggagaaggaaaggaggggcCGGGGCCGGAGGTCATCTCTCCCACCCGCTGTTGGGCACAGGCA acatgtgatgctggaggagcgCTGGAATGATATGGAATGTGGGCAGCTGTCTTCAGACACCCTCCGACAGGTGAAGATCCAGCGTGATGCCCTCTACGGATTTGGCTTTGTGGCTGGCAGCGAGAGGCCGGTGGTGGTTCGCTCTGTGACTCCAG GTGGGCCCTCAGAAGACAAGCTCCTGCCGGGGGACCAGATCTTGGCCATAAACCATGAAGATGTGAGCGACGTCCCCAGAGAGAGATTCATAGAACTTGTGAG AGGTGCCAAGGAGTCTGTTCTCCTCACCGTCCTACAGACCCACCAG TCCCCGAAGTCAGCCTTCATCAGTGCGGCCAAAAAGGCAAAGCTGAGGTCCAATCCTGTGAAGGTGCGCTTTTCAGAACAGGTCACCATTGGCGAGACCGATCCa GACATGCTGAAGAAGGAGGCCCTGCTCCTCATCCCTAACGTCCTGAAAGTCTTCCTGGAGAATGGGCAGATCAAGTCATTCACATTTGATGGCCGAACCACTGTCAAG GATGTGATGATGACGCTACAGGACCGCCTGTCCCTAAGGCACATAGAGCATTTTTCCCTGGTCTTAGAGTACTCCAGCCCTGAACAGAGCCACAAGTTCCTTCTCCTGCAGGACAAGCAACCACTCGCTCAC GTGGTGCAACGGACCCACTACCAAGGGATGCGGTGTCTCTTCCGGGTGAGCTTCTTCCCCAAAGAGCCTCTGGAGCTGCTGCGAAGGGACCCAGCAGCCTTTGAGTACCTGTACATCCAg AGCCGCAACGATGTGATCCGGGAGCGATTTGGGATGGAGCCCAAGCCAGAGATGCTGCTCGGCCTGACCGCCCTCCACATTTTCATCACAGTCTCTGCCACGCGGCCCAGCCAGAAGGTCTCCCTCAAAAATGTCGA GAAGGAGTGGGGGCTGGAGCCCTTCCTGCCCCCCTCGCTGCTCCAGGGCATCAAAGACAAGAGTCTGCGCAAGTCTCTCTCCCAGCAGCTCAAGGCGCACCAGAACCAGCCATGTGGCACCAAG GTCTCCACCACCCAAACAAAGCTCCAGTACCTGCGCATCCTGAATGAACTGCCCACCTTCGCTGGCGTCCTCTTCAACACTGTGGGATTG GATGAGAAGCAGCCAGCCACTACCCTTCTTGTGGGACCCCGCCATGGCATCAGCCACGTCATCGACCTGAAGACCAACCTCACCACTGTGCTGTCTGAGTTCAGCAAAGTCAGCAAGATTCAGCTGTTCAGGGAGAACCAGGGGGTGGCCCGTGTGGAAACCAGCATCCTGGATGCCAAG CCGCTGGTGCTTCTGATGGAGTGGCCCGAGGCCACCAACTTTGCCTGCCTGATTGCTGGCTACTGCCGCCTTCTGGTGGACTCCAAGAGGATGATCTTCGCCCGCCCCCCtacccagccgccgccgccgccgccgcctccaatTTTCAAGGCAG aTTACACCAACGTGCCCGCCAGCCATCGGGCTGCTGCCACGGGGCACCCGGGAAAGAAAGAGAGCGGGCTCCTGGGTGGCCCTGCCCCCGGCGCCAGGGAGTGCTCCCCCCGAGATCCCCTGGTCCCGGACTCGGACCTCGTCAGCTTTTGCTACCTGCACATGCGGGAGCGGCGCAAGGAGCACACAGGCCGGCCGGACGTCAATGAAAACCTGATCTTCTTGGAGGAGACTCGGCCGCGCACCAAATCGGACCCCACCCCCAAGAGCTCCAGGCACGAGTGCCACGGGGCCCTCCCGGGCCATGACCCGGGCAAGGGTCTGGACCGGGAGCGCTGCCGGGCCAGCCGGGCCAGGGCCCACACCATGGACAGCCACGGGAGGAGCCGCTCCGCCCAGGTCTATTGCGACTCGTGCCAGTCCAAGGTCCAGGCCAGGCCGGCGGCCCCTCACAGGGGGGGTAaccccaccgccgccgcctccgcctcctcccgaGACCACAACGTGGTGGACCTGACCTCCCTTCCCCCGCCGGGGAGCGATGAGGAAGAGGACGAGACCACCGCTCTGCTGCCGGCCATCGCGGCTCCCCCGCCGGGCTTCCGGGACAGCTCCGACGAGGACGACTGTAAGCGCCgtgtggcggcggcggctgcagtggcggcggcggcggcggcggcagcccagGGCCAAGAGCATCCCCTCTGCAGCCTCCTCTACGACGAGGTCCCCGTGACGCTCATAGACAGTGTGCAAACGAGGACGGTCCGAGACCACGCCCAGGACCTGGACGATGCCCTCGTCTCAACCCTGCAGGCCTTGGAGGCTTTGGCTGCCTCGGAAGACGGCCCACACCCACCTCCTCAGCAGACCACAG GGCTGATTGTTCTGGCAGCCATCACCCCAGAGTCTTCGCAGGACTCCGGCCACGAAACCAGCTATTCAGAGATCACGGACGTCTCAGAGATGATCTCGGCCATGAAGCAGCACCAGAACGCCGCACTCTTCCTGGCCCAGCATATCAACAAGGACAGCCTGCTGGCCCGGAAGGACCACCCCTTCCGCCTCCAAGGCTGCGTCGCGCCAGCCGTCCTCGCCTCGCCTTATGCCCTGCGGCATCCTGAGCACAACCGCTCCCCCAAGCCGGCCACGGCCAGCCAGAACTCCAGCCCGCGCTGTGGCAGGAACGAGCCGGACCCTCGCCAGCCGGGTGGCCCAGGCGACCTCTTGCCTCTCCATCTGGTGGCCTCCCAGCCGCTCAGCGAGCCCAAGGACAAAGGTGGGCCAAGACTGGCGGCCGAGCCCAAGAGCACCCGCCCCCACCTCGCAGTTCTGGAGGTGTCCCCGCGGCCTGCCCCTGCCACGACCACCCTCAGCAACGAACCGGTGCAGGGGTGGCTGGACAAGAGACCGGTGGAGGTCCTTCCGAGCCCCAAGTTAGTCCTGAATTCCCAGGGCCGGATCACGCCTGCCATCGTTCCAGCAGCCCTGCAGCAAGCACTTGGCCGCACCGCCTCCCTTTCCCTGTCAGAAAGCCTGGGCGAAACCGCCGCAGGAAATGAGGGCGGCAGGCAAGCCGCGGGTGACCCGGGTGGCCTTCCCGGGTGGCCACCCGGGAGTCCACCCAGCCCTGGCTCCCAAGGGCCTCCAAAGCAGCGTGGCCAGGCCTCCCCGCAGCCTCTCGGGGCACACACTCAGGCctcaggaggggaggaaaggcaggCGCCCAGGAGAAAGCGGGAGGCCCCAGAGAGGCcggcagggaaggagggggagccCGTCCAGAAGGGCAGCAGGGAGGCGGCTGGCCCAGGCTGCCAGCCGCAGGCTGCCCTCCCTGGCCAAGCAGAAAGGGGGCAGCCGCACGAATCGCGGGCCAGAGACTTCAAGGCCGAGGGCTCAGCCGCCAGGGGTGGCAGCGCCTTTTGGGGCTCTGGAGGTGAGGACCCCAAGGGGCCGGTCCAGCCGGGGCCCTGGGCCGAGGGCCTGGCTGCCCCCTCCGTGCCTTCGAAGACCCCTGAGAGGGTCGTGGAGGTCTCCGCCCTCGAGCCCGACCTCCCAGCAAAGCCGAGAGTGCCCAAGGCCTCCTTCCGCCTGCGGAACCTTTTCTCCGCCACCTTCCCCACCAGGCTGAAGAAAGAGATGGACGAGCGGCAGGCGCAGCTGCAGAAGGTGAAGCAGTATGAGCTGGAGTTCCTGGAAGAGCTGCTCAAGCCCAGGGCCCGGGGGGAGCCCCCGCCACCCCCAGCGGAGCACCTGCTCCCCTCGGCCCCGGGGGCGCTCTGCGCTTGCCAGCTGAGAACCAGCCCCCTGCAGAAAGTGCCTGGCGTCTCCCGGGAGCAGAGGCGCAGCTGTGACTGCAAAAGGCTGAGCCGAGGGGCCCGGCCGGCCGCCAGCCAGAGGGCCTCACCCGAAGCCCAGCGGCGAGGGAGGGAGAAGACCCCCAGGCCGCCAGGGGGGGAGGCCCTCAGCGGTGCCGGCGCCAAGAGCCCTGCCAAAGGCCGCCGGGTCCGGTCCACGAGCTTGGAGTCCAGGGACTGCCGCTCGGAGCCCGACCGGGGCTCCTCGTGCCTGGCCACCTGCGCTTCACGAGGGGAGTGCCTGGGGGCGCCGCACTACCGGAAGCTGATGCGGCGCTACAGTGTCGGGGAAGTCGACAAGGGGGAGCCACCACCTCTGGCCCCTGACGTCTACCGGAGCCCCTCTCCTGCCCAGCCCGCCTCCTTACAGCAGGAGAGCAAAGCCCCTCTTCAGGCACCTCCGCCCCATGAGGCCTCGGCCGCCTGGGGGGCAGAACCCTCCTACGTCCAAGTGGCAACGCAGGAGAGACACAGCCAGAAGGACCGCAGCAGCACCTTCCCTGTCCAAGAGGACGTGTACCCAAGCCACGCTGAGctgccagagaaggaggaagaggaggaggaggaggaaggcgagcAGTGCTGTTCTATCCGGTACTGCTTCTACTACCGCAAGTGCGACATGGTGGACGACGGCAGCGAGAAGGACGAGCTCTCGTACTCCATCCCCATGCAGATCCTGCCCGGCATGAAGCTGGACAGCCAGGCCATCCCTGTTGTCAGCCGGACGCTCCAGGTCCTGGACGCCACGGCCTGCAGCAGCCCGGACAACAACCAGACCCAGGAGATAGACCTGCGGACCTCCACCTTCGAGGGCAGCTTGGCCAAGATCCACGCCCTGAAAGGCCGCGCCTATGCCATGCCGGACGGCTTCTTGGCCGTGCAGCTGGACACCAGCGAGCTCCTGACAGTCCTGCGGCAGTGTGTCGTCAACCCCGAGGTGCAGGAGGGCAAACCTTACCTCCCACAGCTCATCGAATACAAGCAGGAGCTGGCCCTCCGGTTTAAGGAGTTCCGAGCCTCCTGCCGCAGAGTCGCTGCGGTGGACAAGAGCCCCACCCGCATGCTCTCGGCCATCACAAGCAGCTTCCAGGTGCTGGGCAACTTGATCGAGACGTTTGTGAGGCTGGTGTACGTGGTGCGGTCAGAGTCTCAGCGCCAGGCGCTGCTTGCCAAAGTGGAAGAGGTGGTGAGGAACTACACTTTTCTGCTGCGGGCAGCTGAGGAGTCCACAGCCAGAACAGCCGGTCACAGAGGGGAGCAAGCGGTTGAGCCGCTGGGCCGCCCGTCGGTGGCCTCTGTCATGAGCACGCTCACACGCTCCTTGAAGACGCTGATGACTAAGTAA